The Streptomyces nigra genome includes the window TGCCGGTGAGGCGACGCGTCACACGGGACGACTTGTGCTCGAGCAGGTGGCGCTTGCCGGCGCGCTCACGGAGCACCTTGCCGGAGCCGGTGACCTTGAAGCGCTTGCTGGCACCGCTGTGCGACTTGTTCTTCGGCATAGCGCCGTTCTCTCCTCGTGGGTGGCGCTCCGGTGCCCGGTCGTGAAACCGGGCACGGTGGAGCGTCGCTCGTTTGTCGGTTATGTCCTGGGGACGGTGTCCCCCGGGATCACGCCTCGGCGGAGGCCTCGGCAGGAGCCTCGGACTCCACGCCGTTCTCGGTGTCCGCGGCGTTCTGCGACTTGCCGGGGTTGGCCTTCGCTTCTGCCTTGCGGGCTTCCTGCGCCTGGCGGGCCTCGGCCATCGCCTCGGTCTTCTTCTTGTGCGGACCGAGAACCATGATCATGTTTCGGCCGTCCTGCTTCGGGTTCGACTCGACGAAACCGAGGTCCTGGACGTCCTCCGCGAGACGCTGCAGCAGTCGGTAGCCCAGCTCGGGCCGGGACTGCTCGCGACCACGGAACATGATCGTGATCTTGACCTTGTCGCCCTGCTTGAGGAACCGGACGACGTGACCCTTCTTGGTGTCATAGTCGTGCGGGTCGATCTTCGGCCGGAGCTTCATCTCCTTGATGACCGTGTGCGCCTGGTTCTTGCGCGCCTCACGGGCCTTCATGGCCGACTCGTACTTGAACTTCCCGTAGTCCATGAGCTTGCACACGGGCGGACGGGCGTTCGCCGCGACCTCGACCAGGTCCAGGTCGTACTCCTGCGCAAGCTCCAGTGCCTTGGCCAGCGGGACGATGCCCACCTGCTCGCCACTGGGACCGACAAGTCGCACCTCGGGAACGCGAATCCGGTCGTTGATGCGGGGCTCGGCGCTGATGGATCCTCCTCGGTTAGCACCACACGGCGGTCTGGCGGACAGCCGCGTATGTCTCTTCTAGACAGACCTAACCGCGCCGAAGCACAAAAAATGCCCCGGACGATCACAGGCGGGGCTCCAAGCACTTCCGGAGCACCGCCGCGATGCCGCGGGGCGCGATTCGGGCGACTCCATCGTCCGTACGGAACGATGGTGGCCGCCTGACCGGGGTGACCCGCCGTCCCGGGGGACGGTCAGGTGGGAGATCGGAGCCTCCACTTGTGGGCTGGCGACAGAGGTCTCCAGCCGGTCGTTACACAAGGCTAGCAGGATCCCCGGGGCGGCGCTAACCGGCCCGCACCAGGGCCCCGCACGCGCGGGGCCTATCGTGTGGGGCATGAGTGACACCTCCCCCTCGGACAGCCCCGAGACCTCCGGCTCCACCGACTTCGACGCCATGACCCGCGACATCGCCGAGGTGCCGGCGGTCGAGGTCATCGTGACCGTCGCGGTCAACCTGATGAGCGCGGCCGCCGTGAAGCTCGGTCTGACCGAGGAGGGCGACAAGTACAAGGACCTCGACGAGGCCCGCAAGCTGATCCACGCCCTCGCCGGCCTGCTGGACGCGAGCACGACCGAGATCAGCTCCTTCCACGCCGCCCCGCTGCGCGACGGCCTGAAGTCGCTGCAGCTCGCCTTCCGCGAGGCGTCCGTGGTGCCGGACGAGCCGGGCCAGGGACCGGGCGAGAAGTACACCGGCCCCGTCTACGGCTAGATCCTTCTGCTCAATCGCGTACGTACAGGGGCTCGCCCGGAGGCGTGGTCCCGGCCGGCAGCAGTGCCAGGTCGAGGCCGCGCACCAGGCGGGCCCTCAGTGTCTCGTCGGCCGCGAGCCGCTGGGCGACCGACCGCGCCGCCTCCGCGGGCTCGGCGGCGTCGATGACGAGGGCCAGGGTGCCGTCGGCCCGGCCCGGCCCGAGATGGGCGCGCAGGACGGCGGGCTCGGCGGCCACGACGGCCCGTACGGCCTCCCGTACGGCCGGGTCGGCCAGCGGGTCCGTGGTCGTACGGCCCTCCGCCACCGCCAGCAGGGAGCGTCCCGTCAGCTCGTAGGGCACGGGTCCGGCCAGGTCCAGGACGATCGTGTCCGCCTTCTCGTGCGCGGCGGCCTCCAGGGCCGAGCGCAGCGGGACCGCGACCGGGCGGGCCGCCGGGTCCCAGCGGGCGAGGGACTCGGTGGAGGTGAAGGCGGGCAGCGCGGTGCGGTTCCCGGCCTTGAGGGTGGGGACGGCCATGTCGCTGGTCTTCTCGCGGCGCAGCCCCTTCTCGTCCTCCTCCACCTCGCCGAGCACGGCCACGACGGGCACCAGCAGCCGGGCGTCCCTGAGTGCCTCGAGGACCGGGCCCTCGGCGGTGCGGTCCTCGGCCCAGGCGGCGAGCGCGGCGCTCAGCCGGGGGTCGGCGGTGCCGTCGTCGTCGGAGAAGGGTGAGTCGGGAATGTTCTTGTTCGCCACGGTCACCGACCCTATCGGGGGGATCCTGCTGCGCTTGTGCGGCCCCGGAAACCCCGATGTGACGCACGGCCCGCCTCGTCCCCCATTTCTGACACGGCTTTCACCTCCGGCTAACGGACCGCTCAGGTGGGGCGCCCACGATCGCGGCCATGGAGTCTCCCCCACGCCGCCGTGCCCGTCCGCTGCTGTGCGGCGCCCTCGCCGCCGCCGTCGTCCTGGGCGGCACGGTCCACGGGACATCCCGGGCGCACCGTGCGGCCGGGCCCGTATCGTCGGCGTCCGCGCCGGCGTCCGGGTCCGCCTCGCCGCCGGCGGGTGAGGAGGCTTCGGTGGAACGTGTGGCACGGCCGACGGTGGACCGCGACGCGCTGCTGGCGCGGGCGATGCGGGAGGTCGACGTCCCGGACGGGGCCCGGGTGTCGGTGGGCGTGCTGGACCTTGCGTCCGGGGAGAGCGCCACGTTCGGGGAGGGCTCCTTCGACACGGCGAGTGTCGTCAAGGTCGACATCCTGGCGGCACTGCTGCTGCGCGCCCAGGACGCGGGACGAGGGCTGACGCCCACGGAGCGGGCGGACGCCGCCGCGATGATCGAGCACAGCGACAACGCCGCCGCGTCCCGGCTGTGGCGGGCGATCGGCGCGGCGGCCGGGCTGGACGCGGCGAACGAGCGGTTCGGCCTCACGGACACGGAGGGCGGCGCCGGGATGCTGTGGGGCCTGACCCGCACCACGGCCGCCGACCGGCTGCGGCTGCTGCGCCAGGTGTTCGGGGAGGAGTCGGAGCTGGACGCGGCGTCGCGGGCGTATGTACGCACGCTGATGGGCCGGATCGCGCAGGGGCAGCACTGGGGGGTGTCGGCGGCCGCCGACGGCTCCGGGTGGGCGCTGAAGAACGGCTGGTTGCCGCGTACGGCCACGGGCCTGTGGGACGTCAACAGCGTCGGGCGGGTGACGTCCCGGGGACGCGAACTGCCGGTCGCCGTGCTGTCGGACGGCCATACGACCCAGGCGCGCGGGATCTCGGTGGTGGAGGCGGCGGCGGTGGCCGCGGTGTCGGTGTTCTCCGGGGACGACGCGTCCTCGGGGTGAGGGTCAGGCGCCGAGTCCGAAGCGGCCGCGGCGGCCTCGCCAGACGGCGACGGACGCGGCGAGGAGGAGGGCTCCGGCGCCGCCCGCGAGCCAGGCCGTCCAGCCCGCCGGGCCGTCGTCGGTGGCGGCGGCGTCCGGGCCCGGGCCGAAGTACTCCTCGCTGTGCGCGACCGGCTTCAGCTGCCGGGCCTTCAGCCGGTCCGCCTTCGCGAGGGCCGCGGCCGGGTCGACGAAGCCGTAGCCGCGGGAGTCGTCGCGGCCGGAGGCGGGCGCGTTGCGGGCCGTGTCCTCGAGGAGCTTCTTGACCTGGGCGGGGGTCAGGTCCGGGTGGGCGGCCTTGATCAGGGCGGCCGCGCCGGAGACGAAGGCGGCCGCCGCGCTGGTGCCCCAGCCCTCGTAGTACTTGCGGTCGGGGTCGGCGATGACGACCTTGTCGCCGGGCGCGCTGACGGTGGCGTACCAGCGGCGGGTGGAGAAGGAGGCGCGGGTGCCGTAGCGATCGACGGCGGTCGCGGCGATGACGCCCGGGTAGGCGGCCGGATAGGAGATGTGGTCGCCCTTCTCGCCGCCGTTGCCCGCCGAGGCGACGACGACGGCGCCCTTGCTCAGCGCGTACTGGACGGCCTCGTCCTCGCCGGCCTCGGGGTGGGCGGACTTGGAGTCGTCGCCGAGCGAGAGGTTGATGACGTCGGCGCCGTGGTCGGCGGCCCAGCGGATGCCTTCGGCGAGGGCGTTGCCCCGGGTGTTGCGGGCCTTGGCACGGGCGGAGTCGCCGTCCTCCAGGATGACCCGCACGGGGAGGATCTTGGCCTGTGGGGCGATGCCCAGGACGCCGTCGCCGTTGCCCTCGCCGTGGCCGTGACCGGCGATGATGCCGGCCATCGCGGTGCCGTGCCGGGCCCAGGCGCGGTCACCGCGCTCGGCGCCGAAGCCGACCATGTCCTTGCCGGCGAGGACGTTGCCCGCCAGGTCCGGGTGGTCTTCGTCCACGCCGGTGTCGAGGACGGCGACGGTGACGCCGGCGCCCTTGGTGGTGCGCCAGGCCTCCTGGGTGTGCATGGCCTCCAGGGCCCACTGCTGGGCGCGTATGGAGTCGGCGTGCGCGGGGGTGGCGGGCAGGACGGCCAGGCAGGCGCCGAGCAGGGCCGCGAGGGGGCCGGTGCGCCGGGTCGGGAAGGTTTTCACGGCTCTGGTCACGGCGGCGGGCGCCGGTTTGTTCAGGGGGGCGGTCATGACGAGGGCTCCGCGGACGGGCCGACGTTTCTGCGCAGGGAGCGTTCGACGCGGTCGGCGAGGCCCCGCGCCTCGTGGCCGAGTCCGGTCTGGGCGACGGCGGAGGTGGCGCCGGAGCGCATGGCCTCCTCGGCGGGCTCGGGCCGGGCGACCACGCGGTCGTCGGCCCAGCCGGAGACGGCGTAGACGACGACGGGCGCGTCGGTGAGCACGGAGATGGTCCAGGCGGCCCGCTGGGCGTCGCCGAACCCGGCGGCCAGGGTGCCCTTGGGGGCGTAGGGGCGGGGCACGAGGTCGGCTCGTCGGTCGAGGCCGTCGCGGGCGAAGCGGGCGTCGAGCGCGCGCATCGTCGCGGCGTCGGCCTTGGTGAACAGCAGGCCGACGGTGGTGACATGACTCTGGGTGGCGTCGATGTAGGTGGCGCGCAGCAGGCGCCGGCAGCCGGCCGGGGCGAGGGCCTTGCGCAGCAGCGGGTCGAGGGCGTCCGCGCATCCGGTGTCGGGGGCCACGGCGATCCGCGTCCAGGTCCGATCGGCGCCGCCGGGGCCGGCGCCCTTGCCGTCCACGGTGGGCGGGAAGAGACGGTCGACGGGGATGCTGTGCCACAGCGTTCCGGCCGTGGCGAAAGTGCCCTGGTCGCCGCCGCCGGGCTCGCCGACCAGCCAGCTACCGGTCAGGGCACCGCCGATCAGCCCGAGTCCGAGGACGCCACAGGCGGCGGCGAGGGCGATCCGCGGCCGGAGCCGCAGGCCGCCGAGGGGACGCGGGCGGGTCCCCGCGTCGTACCCCTCGGGCTCCCCGAACGACACGACGGGCCGCCCGGGGGGCGGAGGTGTGGGGGCGCTCCAGGAGAGCGAGGGGTCGGGCGGGAAGGGGGCGTGGCCGGGAGCGGGTGCGGGGTTCTGCGGCGGCATGGGGTTCTGCGGCGGCGCGGGGGGCGCGCCGAACCCGCTGGGGGCGCCGGACGGCGGAGTGGTGCCGGGCCGGGCGGATGCGCCGGGGGGCGTCGAGGCGGTACCCGGCCGGGTGGGCGCGGCGGCCGAGGGTGTGCCCGGCCGGGCAGGCGCAGGCGTGCCGGGGGCCGGCGGCTCGCCGGGGATCGGCCGCAGCCGGAACGTGGTCTCGGCAGACGTCTCGGCGGGGGCGCGGCGCGCCTGGGGGCCTGGCTCGGGGTGCCGGGGCGCCGGGGGCCGGAGGGTGGCACGGTCCGGACCGCCGCGCTCGGCGGGCAGCGGGCTGCCGGCGCCAGGGCGCGAGGGGGCCTGTGGGGCAGACGCCGACGGGGCGTCCGAGCGTGCCGCCGTACTCGGGTAACCCCCGCCGATGGGCTGGGCGTCCGGACGCGGGGCGGCACCGGGGTACCCACCCGCCGAGGGCGCAGCCGACGGCCGACCTTGGCGCGGGGCCGTGCTCGCCCCGTTGGAGGGCTGAGCGTCCTGCCGCGGGGCCGTGCCAGGGTAGCCCCCGGCCGAGGGCGCAGCCGACGGCCGGTCCCGGCGCGGGGCCGTGCTCGCTCCGTCGGAGGGCTGAGCGTCCTGGCCCGGGGCGGCACCGGGGTACCCACCGGCCGAGGGCGCAGCCGACGGCCGGTCCCGGCGCGCGGCCGTGCTCGCCCCATTGGACGGCTGGGCGTCCTGGCCCGGGGTCGGGCTCGCCGGAGCGCTCTGGGGCGCGTCCTGGCGGCCCGCCGTAGGCGGGGTGTCCGGGAAGCGGGCCGATGCCCGGGGCGGCGGCGGGGCGTCGAGGGGCGGCTGGGGCGCCGACGGGGGCGCGGGGGCGGTGCTCGGCGGTTCCGGGGGTTCGTGGGGCGGGGCGGGGTGGCCGGGGGTGGCGGGGCCGCCGGGGGTGGGGGTGTGGCGGGGCGCGGTGGGATCGGGGCGCGGCGCGCTTCCGTGCTCATGCACCCCCCGTTTCCTCGTGTCCGGGCCCGTCCTCGTCCACGGGCCGTCGTCCCCGGTGCCGGTGCGCCCGGCGGACTTCTCCGACCAGGCACGCATACCCGCACCCGGGGAGCGTCATCCCGGCGCGGTGCGCGACCGGTGGCGTTCCCCTTGCGTGCGCGTCACTCTACGGGTTGATGCCGGGCGAGCGGGAACCAGTCCGCGACCCCGTGCACATCTGCCCGGAACGTCCCCCTACCCTGCGGTAATCCGGTCTGGCAGGCTTCGTTCATGACTGCGCGCGCCGCCGACCGGGCCCGTTACGACCGGGCCACCGCCCATCTCGACGCCCCTCTCGCGATCGTGGACCTGGACGCCTTCGACGCCAACGCGGACGACATGCTCCGCCGGGCCGGCGGCAAGCCGATCCGGGTCGCGAGCAAGTCCGTGCGCTGCCGGGCGCTGCTCGAACGCGTCCTCGCGAAGGACGGCTTCGCGGGGATCATGTCTTTCACCCTCGCCGAGTCCCTGTGGCTGGCGCGGTCCGGTTTCGACGACGTCCTGCTGGCCTATCCGTCCGCCGACCGGGCCGCCTTCGCCGAGCTGACGAGCGATCCCAAGCTCGCGGCGGCGGTCACCGTGATGATCGACGACCCGGCGCAGCTGCGGCTGATCGACGAGTCCCGCGCGGGCGGCCGTGAAGTGGTGCGGGTGTGCCTGGAGTTGGACACCTCGCTGCGGCTGTTCGGCGGCCGGGTGCGGGTCGGGGCCCGCAGGTCGCCGCTGCACTCCCCCGCACAGGTCGCCGACATGGCCCGCGCGGTGGCCCGCCGCCCGGGATTCGAGGTGGTCGGGATCATGGCGTACGAGGGGCATGTCGCCGGGGTCGGGGACTCCGTGCCGGGGCGTCCGCTGCGCTCGCGTGCCGTCCGGCTGATGCAGGCCACGGCCCGTAAGGAGCTGGCGGAGCGGCGGGCCGCCGTGGTGCGGGCGGTCCGGGCCGTGGTGCCGGAGCTGCGGTTCGTGAACGGCGGCGGGACGGGAAGCGTCCAGTTCACCGCGGCCGAGGAGTGCGTCACCGAGATCGGCGCCGGTTCGGGCCTGTACGTGCCGCGTCTGTTCGACAACTACACGTCGTTCGACGGGCGTCCGGCGGCGCTGTTCGCGCAGCCGGTGGTGCGCAGGCCGGGGGTCGGTGTGGTGACCGTGCTCGGCGGCGGCTACCCCGCCTCGGGTGTCGCGGGCAAGGACCGGCTGCCGGTGCCGTATCTGCCGGAGGGCCTGCGGTACGACCCTCAGGAGGGCCCCGGCGAGGTGCAGACCCCGCTGCTGGGTTCCCCGGCGGACGATCTGCTGCTCGGGGACAAGGTGTGGTTCCGGCACGCCAAGGCCGGTGAGCTGTGCGAGCGGTTCGACGCGCTGCATCTCGTCCGCGGCGACCGGGTGACGGACACCGTGCCGACGTACCGGGGCGAGGGCCACACCTTCCTGTAGCCGGGCACCGGCCGGAAGGGACACTCCCCTCCGGCCGGACACGGCCTAGAGCGGCGTGACGTACGCCCCGGCGATCCCGCCGTCGACCAGGAAGTCGGTGGCGTTGACGAAGGAGGAGTCGTCGCTGGCCAGAAAGGCGACGGCGGCGGCGATCTCCTCGGCCTCGGCGAACCGGCCGACGGGGATGTGCACGAGGCGCCGGGCGGCGCGCTCCGGGTCCTTGGCGAACAGCTCCTGCAGCAGCGGGGTGTTGACCGGTCCGGGGCACAGGGCGTTGACGCGGATGCCGTCCCGGGCGAACTGCACGCCCAGTTCCCGCGACATGGCCAGTACACCGCCCTTGGAGGCCGTGTACGAGATCTGCGAGGTGGCGGCGCCCATCCGTGCCACGAAGGACGCGGTGTTGATGATGGAGCCCTTGCCCTGGCGCCGCATGTACGGGATGGCGGCCTTGCAGCACAGGTAGACGGAGGTGAGGTTGACCTCCTGGACCCGCTTCCACGCCTCCAGGCCGGTCTCCAGGATGGAGTCGTCGTCGGGCGGCGAGATCCCGGCGTTGTTGAAGGCGATGTCGACGCTGCCGTAGGTGTCGTACGCGGTCTTGAACAGCGCCTCGACCTGCTCGGGGTCGGTGACGTCGACCTCGACGTAGATCCCGCCGACCTCCTCGGCGGCGGCCTTGCCGCGCTGTTCGTCGACGTCGCCGCAGACGACGTGCGCGCCTTCGGAGGCGAGCCGGCGGGCGGTGGCGAGGCCGATGCCGCTGCCGGCTCCGGTGATGACGGCCGTACGGCCGGCGAGGCGACGGCACACGATTGCTTCGGTCACTGTGCGGGACCCTCCGTGCTGATGAAGACGTTCTTGGTCTCGGTGAAGGCGCTCAGGGCGTCCGGTCCCAGTTCACGGCCGATGCCGGACTGCTTGAACCCGCCGAACGGGGTCCAGTAGCGGACGCTGGAGTGGGAGTTGACGGACAGGTTGCCGGCGCGGACGGCCTGGGAGACGCGCAGGGCGCGGCCGACGTCGCGGGTCCACAGGGAGCCGGACAGGCCGTAGTCGGTGGCGTTGGCGAGGCGCACGGCGTCCGCCTCGTCGTCGAAGGGCAGGACCACGGCGACGGGTCCGAAGACCTCCTCGACGGCCACCCGTGCCGCCGGGTCGACGCCGGTGAGGACGGTCGGCGGGTACCAGAAGCCGGGCCCCTCGGGCGCCGTGCCGCGGATGCCGGGCGCCTTCGGGTCGACGTAGGAGCGGACCCGGTCGAGCTGGGCGCGGGAGATCAGCGGGCCCATCTGGGTCTGCTCGTCGGCCGGGTCGCCGACCGTCACGGCCTCGATCGCGGGGGCCAGGAGCTCCAGGAAGCGGTCGTGGACGGAGCGCTGGACGAGGATGCGGGTGCGGGCGCAGCAGTCCTGACCGGAGTTGTCGAGGAAGGACAGGGGCGCGGCGGCCGCGGCGGCTTCGAGGTCGGCGTCGGCGAAGACGATGTTGGGGCTCTTGCCGCCGAGTTCGAGGGTGACGCGCTTGAGCTGGGCGGAGCCCTTGGCGAGGATCTGCTTGCCGACGGCGGTGGAGCCGGTGAACACGATCTTCGCGACGCCGGGGTGGGTGACCAGGGCGTCGCCGGTGACCGGGCCGTGGCCGGGCAGGACCTGGAACAGCCCCTCCGGCAGCCCGGCCTCCAGGGCGAGTTCGGCCAGGCGCAGGGCGGTCAGCGGGGTCGTCTCGGCGGGCTTGAGCAGGACCGCGTTGCCGGCCGCGAGCGCGGGGGCGGTGCCCCAGGCGGCGATCGGCATGGGGAAGTTCCAGGGGGCGATGACGGCGACGACACCGAGCGGTTCGTGGATCGTCACGTTCAGGCCGCCGGCGACCGGGATCTGCCGGCCGGTGAGCCGCTCCACTCCCCCGGCCGCGTACTCGAGCAGATCGCGGACGTTGCCCGCCTCCCAGCGGGCGTTGCCGAGGGTGTGCCCGGCCTCGCGGACCTCCAGTCGGGCGAGTTCCTCGAGGTGGTCGTCGACGGTGACGGCGAACCGGCGCAGCAGGCGGGCGCGTTCGCCGGGGGCGAGGGCGGACCATCGGGCCTGCGCCTTCGTGGCGCGTACGACGGCCGCGTCCACGTCTGCCGCGCTCGCGGCCGGGACGGTGGCGACGACCTCTTCGGTGGCCGGGTTCAGTACCTGGAGCTGGTCTGATGCCTGGAGCCGGTCTGATGCCTGGAGCTGGTCGGACAAGAAGGGCCTCACATGCGTTCGAAGGAGCGGCGCAGCTCCCAGTCGGTCACCGCGGCGTCGAACGCGTCGAGTTCGCCGCGCGCCATGTTGCGGTAGTGGGCGACGACCTCGTCGCCGAAGGCGGCCTTGGCGATCGGGCTGTTCTCCCAGAGTTCGGCGGCCTCGCGCAGCGTGGTGGGGACGTGCTCGTAGTCGGCGGTGTAGGCGTTCCCGGGGCAGGGCTCGGGCAGTTCGAGCTTGTGCTCGATGCCGTACAGGCCGGCGGCGACGAGTCCGGCGACGGCGAGGTGCGGGTTGACGTCGCCGCCGGGGAGCCGGTTCTCGAAGCGCAGGGAGCGGCCGTGGCCGACGACGCGCAGGGCGCAGGTGCGGTTGTCGCGGCCCCAGGCGACGGCGGTCGGCGCGAAGGAGCCGGGCGCGAACCGCTTGTAGGAGTTGATGTTGGGCGCGTACAGCAGGGAGAAGTCGCGCAGGGCGGCGAGCTGGCCGGCCAGGAAGTGCCGCATGACCTCAGACATGCCGTCGGGTCCGGCCATCACGCTGTCGCCGCCGGTGTCGGTGAGCGAGAGGTGGATGTGGCAGGAGTTGCCCTCGCGCTCGTTGTACTTGGCCATGAAGGTGATGGAGACGCCCTCCTGGGCGGCGATCTCCTTGGCGCCGGTCTTGTAGACGGCGTGCTGGTCGCAGGTGACGAGGGCCTCGTCGTAGCGGAACACGATCTCGTGCTGGCCGGGGTTGCACTCGCCCTTGGCGGACTCGACGGTGAGCCCGGCGGCCGCCATCTCGTTGCGGATGCGGCGCAGCAGGGGCTCGATACGGCCGGTGCCCAGCACCGAGTAGTCGATGTTGTACTGGTTCGCCGGGGTGAGGTCCCGGTAGCCGGCGTCCCAGGCCTGCTCGTAGGTGTCCTTGAAGACGATGAACTCCAGCTCGGTGCCGACGTTCGCCGTGTAGCCGAGCTCGGCGAGGCGCTCCAGCTGGCGGCGCAGGATCTGGCGGGGCGCGGCGGCCACGGGTGAGCCGTCCTCCCACGCGAGGTCGGCGATGAGCATCGCGGTGCCGGCGTTCCAGGGGACGCGGCGCAGGGTGCTGAGGTCGGGGTGCATGGCGAAGTCGCCGTAGCCGCGGTCCCAGGAGGACATGGCGTAGCCGTCGACGGTGTTCATCTCGGTGTCGACGGCGAGCAGGTAGTTGCAGCCCTCGGTGCCGTGGTGCAGGACCTCGTCGAGGAAGAAGCGGGCGGCGAACCGCTTGCCCTGGAGCCGGCCTTGCATGTCGGGGAAGGCCAGGACGACAGTGTCGATCTCACCGCCGGCGACGAGGGCGCGCAGCTCCTCGACGCTCAGCGGGGGTGTGCGGTCTGCCACGGGAGAGCCTCCATTCGGCTACTTCGG containing:
- a CDS encoding aldehyde dehydrogenase family protein; protein product: MSDQLQASDRLQASDQLQVLNPATEEVVATVPAASAADVDAAVVRATKAQARWSALAPGERARLLRRFAVTVDDHLEELARLEVREAGHTLGNARWEAGNVRDLLEYAAGGVERLTGRQIPVAGGLNVTIHEPLGVVAVIAPWNFPMPIAAWGTAPALAAGNAVLLKPAETTPLTALRLAELALEAGLPEGLFQVLPGHGPVTGDALVTHPGVAKIVFTGSTAVGKQILAKGSAQLKRVTLELGGKSPNIVFADADLEAAAAAAPLSFLDNSGQDCCARTRILVQRSVHDRFLELLAPAIEAVTVGDPADEQTQMGPLISRAQLDRVRSYVDPKAPGIRGTAPEGPGFWYPPTVLTGVDPAARVAVEEVFGPVAVVLPFDDEADAVRLANATDYGLSGSLWTRDVGRALRVSQAVRAGNLSVNSHSSVRYWTPFGGFKQSGIGRELGPDALSAFTETKNVFISTEGPAQ
- a CDS encoding SseB family protein, which gives rise to MANKNIPDSPFSDDDGTADPRLSAALAAWAEDRTAEGPVLEALRDARLLVPVVAVLGEVEEDEKGLRREKTSDMAVPTLKAGNRTALPAFTSTESLARWDPAARPVAVPLRSALEAAAHEKADTIVLDLAGPVPYELTGRSLLAVAEGRTTTDPLADPAVREAVRAVVAAEPAVLRAHLGPGRADGTLALVIDAAEPAEAARSVAQRLAADETLRARLVRGLDLALLPAGTTPPGEPLYVRD
- a CDS encoding serine hydrolase, which encodes MESPPRRRARPLLCGALAAAVVLGGTVHGTSRAHRAAGPVSSASAPASGSASPPAGEEASVERVARPTVDRDALLARAMREVDVPDGARVSVGVLDLASGESATFGEGSFDTASVVKVDILAALLLRAQDAGRGLTPTERADAAAMIEHSDNAAASRLWRAIGAAAGLDAANERFGLTDTEGGAGMLWGLTRTTAADRLRLLRQVFGEESELDAASRAYVRTLMGRIAQGQHWGVSAAADGSGWALKNGWLPRTATGLWDVNSVGRVTSRGRELPVAVLSDGHTTQARGISVVEAAAVAAVSVFSGDDASSG
- the rpmI gene encoding 50S ribosomal protein L35, whose translation is MPKNKSHSGASKRFKVTGSGKVLRERAGKRHLLEHKSSRVTRRLTGNAEMAPGDAAKIKKLLGK
- a CDS encoding 3-oxoacyl-ACP reductase gives rise to the protein MTEAIVCRRLAGRTAVITGAGSGIGLATARRLASEGAHVVCGDVDEQRGKAAAEEVGGIYVEVDVTDPEQVEALFKTAYDTYGSVDIAFNNAGISPPDDDSILETGLEAWKRVQEVNLTSVYLCCKAAIPYMRRQGKGSIINTASFVARMGAATSQISYTASKGGVLAMSRELGVQFARDGIRVNALCPGPVNTPLLQELFAKDPERAARRLVHIPVGRFAEAEEIAAAVAFLASDDSSFVNATDFLVDGGIAGAYVTPL
- a CDS encoding amino acid deaminase/aldolase; its protein translation is MTARAADRARYDRATAHLDAPLAIVDLDAFDANADDMLRRAGGKPIRVASKSVRCRALLERVLAKDGFAGIMSFTLAESLWLARSGFDDVLLAYPSADRAAFAELTSDPKLAAAVTVMIDDPAQLRLIDESRAGGREVVRVCLELDTSLRLFGGRVRVGARRSPLHSPAQVADMARAVARRPGFEVVGIMAYEGHVAGVGDSVPGRPLRSRAVRLMQATARKELAERRAAVVRAVRAVVPELRFVNGGGTGSVQFTAAEECVTEIGAGSGLYVPRLFDNYTSFDGRPAALFAQPVVRRPGVGVVTVLGGGYPASGVAGKDRLPVPYLPEGLRYDPQEGPGEVQTPLLGSPADDLLLGDKVWFRHAKAGELCERFDALHLVRGDRVTDTVPTYRGEGHTFL
- a CDS encoding glutamine synthetase family protein, with translation MADRTPPLSVEELRALVAGGEIDTVVLAFPDMQGRLQGKRFAARFFLDEVLHHGTEGCNYLLAVDTEMNTVDGYAMSSWDRGYGDFAMHPDLSTLRRVPWNAGTAMLIADLAWEDGSPVAAAPRQILRRQLERLAELGYTANVGTELEFIVFKDTYEQAWDAGYRDLTPANQYNIDYSVLGTGRIEPLLRRIRNEMAAAGLTVESAKGECNPGQHEIVFRYDEALVTCDQHAVYKTGAKEIAAQEGVSITFMAKYNEREGNSCHIHLSLTDTGGDSVMAGPDGMSEVMRHFLAGQLAALRDFSLLYAPNINSYKRFAPGSFAPTAVAWGRDNRTCALRVVGHGRSLRFENRLPGGDVNPHLAVAGLVAAGLYGIEHKLELPEPCPGNAYTADYEHVPTTLREAAELWENSPIAKAAFGDEVVAHYRNMARGELDAFDAAVTDWELRRSFERM
- the mycP gene encoding type VII secretion-associated serine protease mycosin, producing MTAPLNKPAPAAVTRAVKTFPTRRTGPLAALLGACLAVLPATPAHADSIRAQQWALEAMHTQEAWRTTKGAGVTVAVLDTGVDEDHPDLAGNVLAGKDMVGFGAERGDRAWARHGTAMAGIIAGHGHGEGNGDGVLGIAPQAKILPVRVILEDGDSARAKARNTRGNALAEGIRWAADHGADVINLSLGDDSKSAHPEAGEDEAVQYALSKGAVVVASAGNGGEKGDHISYPAAYPGVIAATAVDRYGTRASFSTRRWYATVSAPGDKVVIADPDRKYYEGWGTSAAAAFVSGAAALIKAAHPDLTPAQVKKLLEDTARNAPASGRDDSRGYGFVDPAAALAKADRLKARQLKPVAHSEEYFGPGPDAAATDDGPAGWTAWLAGGAGALLLAASVAVWRGRRGRFGLGA
- a CDS encoding DUF1844 domain-containing protein, whose protein sequence is MSDTSPSDSPETSGSTDFDAMTRDIAEVPAVEVIVTVAVNLMSAAAVKLGLTEEGDKYKDLDEARKLIHALAGLLDASTTEISSFHAAPLRDGLKSLQLAFREASVVPDEPGQGPGEKYTGPVYG